AAGCATGACAGCTATCAACTGCATGGCAGTTATTATGCCATCACCTGTTGTATGGTGTTCAAGGAATATCATATGCCCTGAATCTTCTCCGCCTATGATAGCACCGAGCCTTTGCATATCTTCAAGGACATGTCTGTCACCTACCTTTGATGCATGGTGTTTTAATCCATATCTTTTACATGCCAGAATCAATCCAAGATTACTCATTACAGTGCTTACAACAAGGTCATTTTTCAGCTTGCCATGGTCTTTTAGCGCCTTGGCGCATATAATCAATATTTGATCCCCTCGTAGTTCATTTCCTTTTTCATCAACGGCAATAAGTCGGTCGCCATCACCGTCAAAGGCAAGGCCTATACTTGCCCCTGATTCAACAACCCTTCTTCTCAGATCGTATGTATGCTGGGAACCACATTTTTCATTTATATTTAAACCATTAGGTTGATTATGGATTACCTCTACCTCTGCGCCGAGTTCAAAAAATGCCTCTGGTGCCACCTTATATGTGGCGCCGTTTGCCGTATCCATAACTATTTTTAGGTCCTCCATGGTTAGGTTTCTTGGAAATGTATTTTTAAGGAATACTATATATCTCCCGTGGACATCATCAAGACGATATGCCTTTCCCATATCATAGGCTGGCGGAACCCTTTCAGAAAGATTACCATTAAATATGAGCTCCTCTATGGCATCCTCTTCATCATCAGACAATTTAAATCCATTACCTGAAAATATCTTTATACCATTATCCTGATAGGGATTATGAGAGGCAGAGATGACAATACCGGCATGTGCCCTCATGCTCTGGGTAATAAATGCTATACCTGGTGTGGGCAGGACACCTACAAGGTATGATATGCCTCCCATGGAGGTTATACCTGCCTCAATAGAACTCTCAAGCATATAACCTGATATCCTTGTGTCCTTACCTATTATAATCCTTGGTTTGTTGTAATGTTTTTTCAAAAGATATGTTATTGCCTGACCTACTGAAAACGCCAGTTGTGAATTCATGGGAAAGCGGTTTGCCTCACCCCTTATACCATCTGTCCCGAATAATCTACCCATATGTCTATTGCCTGCTCCTTTCATTAAAAAAGATTTATATTAGGCAAGACCTCTTTTGTCTTTCTGCGTATCCTATCGATGATTGTATCAAGCCATATAGTCCCTTCCCGGGATAATTCTTCAGGAAGACCCTTTATAAAATCTATATAAGGTAAATCATTTTCCTGTCTGTGCCTATATATACCATCAAGAAACCTATCCAGTTCATTTATGTCTTCCCTGATCCCTTTTTCATTTATAAATATATTCTCAAGGCTTTCAAAATTATCATATAGGTCAGGTTTGGTTTCTTTAACCTTCTCGGCAAGGTCTTTTATTCTTTTAAGCCTCTCTTTTTTTGCAAGATATATCTTATCCAAAAGACCTTTATACAAAAGGGTGCCGAATTCCAGGTTCTTTAAAAAATCTTGCCTTACATTTATATACCACTCCTCAAGGCAAATGATATTGGCAAGATATATGATATTATTTCGTAGTATCCTTACAAAACCAGGATAACCATG
The Syntrophorhabdaceae bacterium DNA segment above includes these coding regions:
- the glmM gene encoding phosphoglucosamine mutase; translation: MGRLFGTDGIRGEANRFPMNSQLAFSVGQAITYLLKKHYNKPRIIIGKDTRISGYMLESSIEAGITSMGGISYLVGVLPTPGIAFITQSMRAHAGIVISASHNPYQDNGIKIFSGNGFKLSDDEEDAIEELIFNGNLSERVPPAYDMGKAYRLDDVHGRYIVFLKNTFPRNLTMEDLKIVMDTANGATYKVAPEAFFELGAEVEVIHNQPNGLNINEKCGSQHTYDLRRRVVESGASIGLAFDGDGDRLIAVDEKGNELRGDQILIICAKALKDHGKLKNDLVVSTVMSNLGLILACKRYGLKHHASKVGDRHVLEDMQRLGAIIGGEDSGHMIFLEHHTTGDGIITAMQLIAVMLLTGKPLSELARLMDIFPQKIINVQVRHKPDLNSIPPIVDTIRQVEDELKDNGRVLVRYSGTQNMCRVMVEGPNDDLTERYCKEIADVIQREIGE